From Eschrichtius robustus isolate mEscRob2 chromosome 7, mEscRob2.pri, whole genome shotgun sequence, a single genomic window includes:
- the RPP30 gene encoding ribonuclease P protein subunit p30 isoform X2, which yields MAVFADLDLRAGSDLKALRGLVENAAHLGYSVVAINHVVEFKEKKQEIEKPVAVSELFTTFPIVQGKSKPIKILTRLTIIVSDPSHCNVLRATSSRVRLYDIVAVFPKTEKLFHVACTHLDVDLVCITVAEKLPFYFKRPPINVAIDRGVAFELVYSPAIKDSTMRRYTISNALNLMQVCKGKNVIISSAAERPLEIRGPYDVANLGLLFGLSESDAKAAVSTNCRAVLLHGGACFPC from the exons ATGGCGGTGTTTGCGGATTTGGACCTGCGGGCGGGTTCCGACCTGAAGGCGCTGCGCGGGCTCGTGGAGAATGCCGCTCACC tgggCTATTCAGTTGTTGCCATCAATCATGTTGTtgaatttaaggaaaagaaacag GAAATTGAAAAACCAGTAGCTGTTTCTGAACTCTTTACAACTTTCCCGATTGTACAG GGGAAATCAAAACCAATTAAGATTTTAACTAGACTGACAATTATCGTTTCGGATCCATCTCACTGCAATGTTTTG AGAGCAACTTCCTCAAGAGTCCGGCTGTATGATATCGTTGCAGTTTTTCCAAAGACAGAAAAGCTTTTCCAT GTTGCTTGTACACATTTAGATGTGGATTTAGTCTGCATAACTGTAGCAGAGAAGCTACCATTTTACTTCAAAAGACCCCCTATTAACGTG GCAATTGACCGAGGTGTGGCCTTTGAACTTGTCTATAGCCCTGCTATCAAAGACTCCACAATGAGAAGGTACACAATTTCCAACGCCCTCAATTTGATGCAGGTCTGCAAAGGAAAG AATGTAATTATATCTAGTGCTGCTGAAAGG ccTTTAGAAATAAGAGGCCCATACGATGTGGCAAACTT AGGGTTGCTGTTTGGGCTGTCGGAAAGTGACGCCAAGGCCGCAGTGTCCACCAACTGCCGAGCGGTGCTTCTGCACGGAG GGGCATGCTTTCCCTGCTGA
- the RPP30 gene encoding ribonuclease P protein subunit p30 isoform X1: protein MAVFADLDLRAGSDLKALRGLVENAAHLGYSVVAINHVVEFKEKKQEIEKPVAVSELFTTFPIVQGKSKPIKILTRLTIIVSDPSHCNVLRATSSRVRLYDIVAVFPKTEKLFHVACTHLDVDLVCITVAEKLPFYFKRPPINVAIDRGVAFELVYSPAIKDSTMRRYTISNALNLMQVCKGKNVIISSAAERPLEIRGPYDVANLGLLFGLSESDAKAAVSTNCRAVLLHGETRKTAFGIISTVKKPRTSEVDDDSLPACKKAKCES from the exons ATGGCGGTGTTTGCGGATTTGGACCTGCGGGCGGGTTCCGACCTGAAGGCGCTGCGCGGGCTCGTGGAGAATGCCGCTCACC tgggCTATTCAGTTGTTGCCATCAATCATGTTGTtgaatttaaggaaaagaaacag GAAATTGAAAAACCAGTAGCTGTTTCTGAACTCTTTACAACTTTCCCGATTGTACAG GGGAAATCAAAACCAATTAAGATTTTAACTAGACTGACAATTATCGTTTCGGATCCATCTCACTGCAATGTTTTG AGAGCAACTTCCTCAAGAGTCCGGCTGTATGATATCGTTGCAGTTTTTCCAAAGACAGAAAAGCTTTTCCAT GTTGCTTGTACACATTTAGATGTGGATTTAGTCTGCATAACTGTAGCAGAGAAGCTACCATTTTACTTCAAAAGACCCCCTATTAACGTG GCAATTGACCGAGGTGTGGCCTTTGAACTTGTCTATAGCCCTGCTATCAAAGACTCCACAATGAGAAGGTACACAATTTCCAACGCCCTCAATTTGATGCAGGTCTGCAAAGGAAAG AATGTAATTATATCTAGTGCTGCTGAAAGG ccTTTAGAAATAAGAGGCCCATACGATGTGGCAAACTT AGGGTTGCTGTTTGGGCTGTCGGAAAGTGACGCCAAGGCCGCAGTGTCCACCAACTGCCGAGCGGTGCTTCTGCACGGAG AAACTAGAAAAACTGCTTTTGGAATTATTTCCACGGTGAAGAAACCTCGGACATCAGAAGTAGATGATGATTCTCTTCCAGCCTGCAAGAAAGCCAAGTGTGAGAGCTGA
- the RPP30 gene encoding ribonuclease P protein subunit p30 isoform X3 — translation MAVFADLDLRAGSDLKALRGLVENAAHLGYSVVAINHVVEFKEKKQEIEKPVAVSELFTTFPIVQGKSKPIKILTRLTIIVSDPSHCNVLRATSSRVRLYDIVAVFPKTEKLFHAIDRGVAFELVYSPAIKDSTMRRYTISNALNLMQVCKGKNVIISSAAERPLEIRGPYDVANLGLLFGLSESDAKAAVSTNCRAVLLHGETRKTAFGIISTVKKPRTSEVDDDSLPACKKAKCES, via the exons ATGGCGGTGTTTGCGGATTTGGACCTGCGGGCGGGTTCCGACCTGAAGGCGCTGCGCGGGCTCGTGGAGAATGCCGCTCACC tgggCTATTCAGTTGTTGCCATCAATCATGTTGTtgaatttaaggaaaagaaacag GAAATTGAAAAACCAGTAGCTGTTTCTGAACTCTTTACAACTTTCCCGATTGTACAG GGGAAATCAAAACCAATTAAGATTTTAACTAGACTGACAATTATCGTTTCGGATCCATCTCACTGCAATGTTTTG AGAGCAACTTCCTCAAGAGTCCGGCTGTATGATATCGTTGCAGTTTTTCCAAAGACAGAAAAGCTTTTCCAT GCAATTGACCGAGGTGTGGCCTTTGAACTTGTCTATAGCCCTGCTATCAAAGACTCCACAATGAGAAGGTACACAATTTCCAACGCCCTCAATTTGATGCAGGTCTGCAAAGGAAAG AATGTAATTATATCTAGTGCTGCTGAAAGG ccTTTAGAAATAAGAGGCCCATACGATGTGGCAAACTT AGGGTTGCTGTTTGGGCTGTCGGAAAGTGACGCCAAGGCCGCAGTGTCCACCAACTGCCGAGCGGTGCTTCTGCACGGAG AAACTAGAAAAACTGCTTTTGGAATTATTTCCACGGTGAAGAAACCTCGGACATCAGAAGTAGATGATGATTCTCTTCCAGCCTGCAAGAAAGCCAAGTGTGAGAGCTGA